One window from the genome of Anopheles merus strain MAF chromosome 3R, AmerM5.1, whole genome shotgun sequence encodes:
- the LOC121597668 gene encoding Bardet-Biedl syndrome 2 protein homolog, producing the protein MDISTKPVFSFSLNYKVFEKLVTCGKYDGIHSCLTMVTTADKILIHTPHKRYGLQNSKLSISEIKNDIALLNMNFPIRAIVAGRLKKDDERDVLVIGSPSHVLAYHVDENCNMFQRDFHEGVRSAVIGGYANQPGNTLIVGGNAVVRGYNQEGTEVLWLITSGSVVSLLLIDIDKDGQNELITGTDDGCIRIYKKEALLHEFTEGNEIQNLVALRTGQFMYSVKNGTIGVFEENVRMWRIKSKARATAMATYDILGCEAKQMIVGWKSGKIDVRDPRTGDVWFRMKMNDFVCGIACNDYRGIGLLDLVVVTADGEIRGYTTPSVNMLTLHNVADEEMNALLTQKQKLLLELKHYENNIKYNKEILSNTSESNLVQSVPDNVGIIPSNTRLQIGISTSYDSNDMNIDITVSTNNSTTIRAVLIFADQLFKEETLIAHLTKDVSRILIPLKTLKDNAQDIHIKAFVGYPSSVQFHVFELTRQLPKFAMYTIPHNLTGSPKSVSYINTLPTKDGPGGCYVEFRISERLKRICIWVNQNFLLPSNIEYMTSDADATELKLNLISLRTAKCVCLHFSYDGKTRFYTEDIGLAGDLVQSLVQFLNIDNMNSQACFPVVSEEVKELFQKLQGLQETEKQISSEIVEHINQIKSHLIRAEDARYYNGEDVIKYHNEMMATNEDLVKSYKIRLVNTSEIQLALKRIHGILYNASRLRAGTFASSMIGRFKEALKTNNIDAVLKIIEMGEM; encoded by the exons ATGGACATATCCACCAAACCCGTATTTTCGTTCTCCCTCAACTACAAAGTGTTCGAAAAGCTGGTGACCTGCGGGAAGTACGACGGGATCCATTCCTGTTTGACCATGGTCACAACGGCGGACAAG ATTCTAATCCACACGCCCCACAAACGCTACGGGCTGCAAAACTCGAAGCTCTCGATTTCGGAAATCAAAAATGACATCGCACTGCTTAACATGAACTTTCCGATACGGGCGATCGTGGCCGGGCGGCTGAAGAAGGACGACGAACGCGACGTGCTGGTGATTGGAAGTCCTTCGCATGTGCTAG CGTACCATGTGGATGAAAATTGTAACATGTTTCAGAGAGATTTCCACGAGGGCGTACGGTCCGCCGTGATCGGTGGCTACGCAAACCAACCGGGCAATACGCTGATCGTTGGCGGCAAtg CGGTCGTCCGAGGCTACAATCAGGAGGGCACCGAAGTGCTGTGGCTGATAACGTCTGGCAGCGTGGTTTCACTGCTGCTAATCGATATCGATAAGGACGGTCAAAATGAG CTCATCACCGGCACGGATGATGGATGCATACGGATCTACAAGAAGGAAGCGCTGCTGCACGAGTTTACCGAGGGCAACGAGATACAGAATCTGGTCGCCCTGCGCACCGGCCAGTTTATGTACAGCGTCAAGAACGGCACGATCGGTGTGTTCGAGGAGAACGTGCGAATGTGGCGCATCAAGTCGAAGGCCCGCGCCACAGCGATGGCCACGTACGACATTCTGGGATGCGAGGCGAAGCAAATGATCGTCGGCTGGAAGAGTGGCAAGATCGATGTACGTGATCCCCGCACCGGGGACGTTTGGTTCCGGATGAAGATGAACGATTTCGTGTGCGGGATCGCTTGCAACGACTATCGGGGGATCGGGCTGCTGGATCTTGTCGTCGTGACGGCGGATGGAGAAA TACGGGGATATACGACGCCAAGCGTCAACATGCTAACGCTGCACAACGTTGCCGATGAGGAAATGAACGCTCTGCTGACTCAGAAGCAGAaactgctgctcgagctgaagCACTACGAAAACAACATCAAGTACAACAAGGAAATCCTGAGCAACACGAGCGAAAGCAATCTGGTGCAGAGTGTGCCGGACAACGTCGGCATCATACCGTCCAACACGCGGCTACAGATCGGCATTTCCACCAGCTACGATAGCAACGATATGAACATCGACATCACCGTGTCGACCAACAACTCGACCACGATCCGTGCCGTGTTGATCTTTGCCGATCAGCTGTTCAAGGAGGAAACGCTGATCGCGCACCTGACGAAGGACGTTTCGCGCATACTGATACCGCTCAAGACGCTCAAGGACAATGCGCAGGACATTCACATCAAAGCGTTCGTCGGCTACCCGAGCAGTGTGCAGTTTCACGTGTTTGAACTGACCCGTCAGCTGCCCAAGTTTGCGATGTACACCATACCGCACAATCTGACCGGGTCACCGAAAAGTGTGT CCTACATCAACACACTTCCGACGAAGGATGGCCCGGGGGGATGTTACGTCGAGTTTCGCATCTCGGAGCGTCTGAAGCGCATATGCATCTGGGTCAATCAG AACTTCCTGCTACCGTCCAACATCGAGTACATGACATCAGACGCTGACGCGACCGAGCTGAAGCTGAACCTGATCAGCCTGCGGACGGCCAAATGCGTATGCCTACACTTCAGCTACGATGGCAAGACGCGCTTCTACACGGAGGACATCGGTCTGGCCGGTGACCTCGTGCAGTCGTTGGTGCAGTTTCTCAATATAGACAACATGAAC TCCCAGGCCTGCTTTCCGGTGGTAAGCGAAGAAGTGAAGGAACTGTTTCAAAAACTGCAAGGCCTTCAAGAGACCGAGAAGCAGATCAGCTCGGAGATCGTGGAGCACATCAATCAGATCAAAAGTCATCTGATACGGGCCGAAGATGCTCGGTACTACAACGG CGAAGACGTCATAAAGTATCACAATGAAATGATGGCCACAAACGAGGATCTCGTGAAGAGCTATAAAATCCGGCTGGTCAACACGAGCGAAATACAGCTGGCACTGAAGCGCATCCACGGTATCCTGTACAATGCGTCGCGACTGCGAG CCGGAACATTTGCTTCGTCCATGATCGGCAGGTTCAAGGAGGCACTCAAGACTAACAACATTGATGCGGTGCTTAAAATCATCGAGATGGGAGAGATGTAA